The Aphanothece sacrum FPU1 nucleotide sequence TTTATTGTCGTCGAGTCAGTGGCGAATCAATTTGAGGCCTTATTAGTCGAAAAATTCCAGGCACTGAAAGTCGGTGATCCCATGTTAGAGGATACGGACATAGGCCCCTTAGCCACATCTTCCATGTTATTAGAAATTGCCGAACAAGTTCAAGAAACAGTGACAAAAGGGGGGAAAATTCTAATAGGGGGTCAAGTGATCAGCGATCGCCCAGGTAACTTTTATCTGCCAACTATTTTGACAGATATTCCCGTAAATTCTCCTGGTTATAACGATGAATTCTTTGGGCCCGTTGCTTTGCTCTTTCGGGTGAAAGATCTAGATGAAGCCATTGAATTAGCTAATAGTACCATTTTTGGATTAGGAGCGAGTGGATGGACAAATAATCGGGCCCAACAAGAACGACTGATCGATGAAATTGAAGCCGGATGTGTCTTTATTAATGGCATGGTCAAATCTGATCCTCGTTTACCTTTTGGGGGAATTAAGCGTTCAGGATATGGACGGGAATTAAGCATTCAAGGGATGCAAGAATTCTTGAATGTTAAAACTGTATGGATAAAATGATCAAATGATCCTCTAGAACAGTTTCTGACAAATATCTTTCGTTAAATTAGATCAATGCAAAACTTCCACATAATTTTATCAATGGGAATAAGATTTTCGGGAGTTAGGATCAATAAACAAGCACAATTTAGGGACAAAACAAATGGGGGAATTAACAACGGCTGAACTATTGGTTCAATGCCTAGAAAATGAAGGAGTGGAGTATATCTTTGGACTTCCCGGAGAAGAAAATCTGCACATTCTTGAAGCCCTGAAACACTCCTCAATTCAATTTATTACCACTCGTCACGAACAAGGGGCCGCTTTTATGGCCGATGTTTATGGACGACTCACAGGGAAAGCAGGAGTCTGTCTGTCTACTTTGGGGCCAGGGGCCACTAATTTGATGACAGGGGTAGCAGATGCTAACCTTGATGGTGCGCCTTTGGTAGCTATTACCGGCCAAGTGGGAACCGATAGAATGCACATTGAATCTCATCAATACCTAGATTTAGTGGCCATGTTCGCCCCTGTGACCAAATGGAATAAACAAATTGTCCGGCCTAGTATTACCCCAGAAGTTACTCGTAAAGCCTTTAAAGTGGCTCAAAGTGAGAAACCAGGGGCTGTTCATATCGATTTACCCGAAAATATCGCGGCTATGCCTGTAGTTGGCCAACCTTTAAGACGGGATGCTCAAGAAAAGACTTACGCTTCTTATCGTAGTCTTAATGCGGCAGCGATGGCTATTTCTAAGGCGAAAAATCCTTTGATTTTAGTAGGAAATGGTACAATTCGGGCTGATGCTACTGAAGCGTTAACGGAGTTTGTCACCAGTTTAAATATTCCGGTAGCGAATACGTTTATGGGGAAAGGGGCCGTTCCTTATACTCATCCTCTGTCGTTGTGGACAGTGGGACTACAACAACGGGATTTAATTACTTGTGCTTTTGAACAAAGCGATTTAGTGATTGCGGTGGGATATGATTTGATTGAATATTCTCCAAAAAGATGGAATCCTGAAGGTACAACCCCTATTATTCATATTGGTATGGCCCCGGCAGAAATTGACAGCAGTTATATTCCTTTGGTGGAAGTTGTCGGGGATATTTCTGATTCATTAATGGATATTCTCAAACGGGCTGATCGTCAAGGAAAATCAGGTTCTCTGTCCACCGGGTTACGCACAGAGTTAGTGACAGAATATGAACGTTATGCTCATGATGACGGATTTCCTGTTAAACCGCAAAAGATTATCTATGATCTGCGCCAAGTGATGGGGCCTCAAGATATCGTTATTTCTGATGTGGGGGCCCATAAAATGTGGATGGCCCGTCATTATCATTCGGATTGTCCTAATACTTGTATTATTTCTAATGGGTTTGCGGCCATGGGTATTGCCATTCCTGGGGCGATCGCCGCTAAATTAGTTCATCCTGATCGGAAGGTAGTAGCGGTGACGGGGGATGGGGGTTTTATGATGAACTCTCAAGAGTTAGAAACTGCTTTGCGAGTGGGAACGCCTTTTGTTACCTTAATTTTCAATGACGGTGGTTATGGATTAATTGAATGGAAACAAATTAATCAATTTGGTGAGTCTGCTTTCATTAAGTTTACTAATCCTGATTTTGTTAAATTTGCCGAAAGTATGGGATTAAAAGGTTATCGAGTTGAGTCTGCGGCAGATTTAATTCCTACTTTGAAAATGGCTTTAGAACAAAATGTTCCAGTAGTTATTGATTGTCCGGTTGATTATGAGGAAAATATCCGTTTCTCTCAAAAAGCTGGCGATTTAAGTTGTCAAGTTTGGGAATAAAATTTAGATTCTATGTAACTGTAGGGTGGGCAATGCCCACCTTACAAAATTTAGGAAACTTTTTCAATTGAAATTCTCCCCTCAACCTTCTCATATTCATCTTCTAACAACCACAATTTTGCTTCTTCATAACTAGAACAAGCATAAATAAGATGATAATTGTCTTTCGGATCATAAATAGCAAAATTATCCTGATCATCTCCTAATAACATCAAAACATAAGGAGGTATAGCTGTAGAATCAATCCAAACTTCAGTTAAGATCCAATTATTAACTAGGTCTAGTTCGGGGGATAGCATGATACTTGTCTTTGGTTACTTTTATTTCTCCATAATACAAAGGAATTTGAGTTCCATCAATTTTAAATACATGAACAAATCCCTCTTTATTTAATAATCGCCGCATTTCAGGTGTATTAGGAAGATGTTTAGGAATGTGTCTGGTATCTAGGGTTAAATTACGATTAATCCCAGTTATTATTTATACTTCATTAGGATCAATCCCTAAAAATCTGATTAACATTAATTTTAATTTCAGGAAAAGCTAAAGGTGATACCGTTTCTTCTAATGATAATATTATCTCATTTTGATAAATTCCATTGAGGGGAAAACGATAAACAATTAACTGTTTATTTTTAACATCAACAACCCAATAATCTTGAATTTCTGCGGTAGCGTAAGTGTCTCTTTTTTCTGACGTATCAAACCCTAAAGTAGAATAAGATATCTCTATTAATAAGTAAATATCTTCAGGATACGGATGATGGGAACGATACATTGAATGGGGAAGACGAACAACAGCAATATCTGGTTCCGGTTCCGAATTAGAAATAGTAATCGGTCTAGCTTCTCTAATCCAAGCAAATCCTTGAGTCAATCGACGTAAATGATTAGCAAAAGTTTCTCCGAGATAAGCTTGTTCTGTTCCTTCGGGAGACATTTCTAAAATAATTCCGTTAATTAACTCTACTTGGCGATTATTTAATAAACCATATTCTATCATTTTATGATAGTCTTCAACTGAAAATTTAGCAGTTGTTAATGTCACCATCTCTTTAACTATAGACTAAAAATTTTGAAGCTAACGTAAATCTACATAAAATAAGATTAAATCCGTTAGAATTTTCTAACGGAATAGTTTTTAGTTTCATGCTTTATCTCTAACTTGATTATTCTTCTTGTTCAGTATAAAACAGGGTATCCACTACTAACGCTAATAAGATTAAACTAAAGGCTACGATGAGGATTAAGGTAATCATTTTGTTTGAACCTCCTTGTTTTTACTTTCTTCTTTTTTTATAACTCATTTTTTATGAATATATAGAAAATTTAATAAAGACTTTAACTCTTAAGCAATCTTTTTTGTCAATATTCTTTGACTTAATGAGAATTTAACCTAAAGTTACTATAGCAATAATCCTAATCCTGCTGCTATCACTTCTGCTAAAATACTGATAATTCTAAAGA carries:
- a CDS encoding Uma2 family endonuclease — protein: MVTLTTAKFSVEDYHKMIEYGLLNNRQVELINGIILEMSPEGTEQAYLGETFANHLRRLTQGFAWIREARPITISNSEPEPDIAVVRLPHSMYRSHHPYPEDIYLLIEISYSTLGFDTSEKRDTYATAEIQDYWVVDVKNKQLIVYRFPLNGIYQNEIILSLEETVSPLAFPEIKINVNQIFRD
- a CDS encoding DUF6972 family protein — protein: MRRLLNKEGFVHVFKIDGTQIPLYYGEIKVTKDKYHAIPRTRPS
- a CDS encoding acetolactate synthase large subunit, translated to MGELTTAELLVQCLENEGVEYIFGLPGEENLHILEALKHSSIQFITTRHEQGAAFMADVYGRLTGKAGVCLSTLGPGATNLMTGVADANLDGAPLVAITGQVGTDRMHIESHQYLDLVAMFAPVTKWNKQIVRPSITPEVTRKAFKVAQSEKPGAVHIDLPENIAAMPVVGQPLRRDAQEKTYASYRSLNAAAMAISKAKNPLILVGNGTIRADATEALTEFVTSLNIPVANTFMGKGAVPYTHPLSLWTVGLQQRDLITCAFEQSDLVIAVGYDLIEYSPKRWNPEGTTPIIHIGMAPAEIDSSYIPLVEVVGDISDSLMDILKRADRQGKSGSLSTGLRTELVTEYERYAHDDGFPVKPQKIIYDLRQVMGPQDIVISDVGAHKMWMARHYHSDCPNTCIISNGFAAMGIAIPGAIAAKLVHPDRKVVAVTGDGGFMMNSQELETALRVGTPFVTLIFNDGGYGLIEWKQINQFGESAFIKFTNPDFVKFAESMGLKGYRVESAADLIPTLKMALEQNVPVVIDCPVDYEENIRFSQKAGDLSCQVWE